One Punica granatum isolate Tunisia-2019 chromosome 3, ASM765513v2, whole genome shotgun sequence genomic window carries:
- the LOC116199631 gene encoding uncharacterized protein LOC116199631 isoform X2 has protein sequence MCDDGEKTCPLCAEEMDLTDQQLKPCKCGYEICVWCWHHIMGMAEKDETEGRCPACRTPYDKEKIVGTASKCERLVAEINMEKKMKSQKPKPKASEGRKQLSSVRVIQRNLVYVVGLPLNLADEDILQRKEYFGQYGKVLKVSMSRTAAGVIQQFPNNTCSVYITYSKEEEAIRCIQSVHGYALEGRLLRACFGTTKYCHAWLRNVPCNNPDCLYLHEVGSQEDSFTKDEIISAYTRSRVQQITANVNTTQKRSGNILPPPLDDYCNGTTASPGKPILKNALNGAMQGAATVKGSPPNGSHGRSMVLPAAASWGARALSCSSQVASSECSNGSSKHKADPAGGTASEAAVSHTDAPKRPPINDASHNVFSKNRVDSSSALAWQSDLDSEFSSFDKCGEQDGSLASTTKGSRQACVSSNKHSSIGSNMPINDDGPMELSSSPVEAEGNKIQNSSCDMASLRINGSVQHEPSGALISKSLVSDPHFIGSPENQDSHQQLREEQYKESLASPGIGKAVPSRDESTGTDKMPNIYPQVEDDVLSFDSQRLQDPEVTGHKVYSSNSISPLHLSEKFASNSLRPRGVYSDSQSNGFVHASSGSVIPSGHAGNSQLNSAALQMNVEQSFVRATHSGASQSDATDCQRNGASDVGESSIISNILSLDFDPWNDSLPSPHNLAKLLGETDKQQGSINAANNWKVQSNTQSRFSFARQEESISQPFDVELPFGVYGELPRNRSIGEDKEFHLHKLGIGNDFPSRSSAEIGNFAGSQYAINKTSVSRSQISAPPGFSVPSKAPPPGFSSHERVDQTSDMLTGNRLLDVPPFLRNTEPQPNGNSIGGSADIEFMDPAILAVGKGRLQAGGPASPGFDIRSFPQHLRAFENDSRLDLLTQRSASPHQSLGYDIGAGYTSHGDSYGVPSRILDQSPMGNLNYTQLSSFQQGRNSVMSNGHWNGWNEMQGGGNGMVMAELLRNERLGINKLFNGYEESKFRMPSSGDLYGRTFGM, from the exons ATGTGTGACGACGGTGAGAAGACCTGCCCTCTCTGCGCTGAGGAGATGGATTTGACTGATCAGCAGTTGAAGCCTTGCAAATGTGGTTATGAG ATCTGTGTATGGTGCTGGCATCACATTATGGGGATGGCAGAGAAGGATGAGACAGAGGGGCGCTGTCCAGCATGCCGTACCCCTTATGACAAAGAGAAGATTGTAGGAACGGCTTCAAAATGCGAGAG ATTGGTGGCTGAAATTAACatggagaaaaaaatgaaatcacAAAAGCCGAAGCCGAAAGCATCAGAAGGGAGGAAGCAGCTTAGCAGTGTTCGGGTGATTCAACGGAATCTTGTATACGTTGTTGGATTGCCGCTTAATTTGGCGGATGAAGAT ATTCTCCAGCGTAAAGAATATTTTGGCCAGTATGGGAAGGTGCTTAAAGTGTCTATGTCTCGGACAGCTGCTGGTGTAATTCAACAATTCCCGAACAACACCTGCAGTGT ATATATTACTTACTCCAAAGAAGAGGAAGCTATTCGCTGTATTCAGTCTGTACATGGATATGCATTGGAGGGTAGGCTGTTAAG GGCTTGCTTTGGAACCACAAAGTACTGTCATGCATGGCTAAGAAATGTG CCCTGCAACAACCCAGACTGTTTATATTTGCATGAGGTTGGGTCTCAGGAGGATAGCTTCACCAAAGATGAAATAATATCTGCTTACACCAG GAGTAGAGTTCAGCAAATTACTGCAAATGTGAATACTACGCAGAAGCGATCAGGCAATATATTGCCACCACCTCTTGATGATTACTGCAATGGGACCACTGCTTCTCCAGGGAAACCTATTTTAAAGAATGCTTTGAAT GGTGCAATGCAGGGTGCAGCAACTGTTAAAGGTTCTCCTCCTAATGGAAGCCATGGTAGATCCATGGTTCTTCCAGCTGCAGCCTCTTG GGGAGCTCGTGCTTTGAGTTGCTCATCTCAAGTTGCCAGTTCTGAATGCTCTAATGGATCTTCTAAACACAAGGCTGATCCAGCTGGTGGGACTGCCAGTGAAGCTGCTGTGTCGCACACTGATGCTCCTAAAAGGCCTCCTATAAATGATGCAAGTCATAAtgttttttctaaaaatagaGTGGACTCTTCAAGTGCTTTGGCTTGGCAATCTGACCTGGATTCTGAGTTCTCTTCATTTGATAAATGTGGCGAGCAAGATGGATCTCTGGCTTCTACTACTAAAGGTAGCAGGCAAGCTTGTGTTTCTTCCAACAAGCACAGTAGCATAGGCAGTAATATGCCAATAAATGATGATGGTCCGATGGAACTTTCAAGTAGTCCTGTAGAAGCAGAAGGGAATAAGATTCAGAACTCGAGTTGTGATATGGCATCATTGAGAATCAATGGGAGTGTTCAGCACGAGCCATCAGGTGCGCTTATATCCAAGTCTTTGGTGTCTGATCCGCATTTTATTGGATCACCAGAGAACCAAGATTCGCACCAACAGCTTCGTGAAGAGCAATATAAGGAGTCTTTGGCTTCACCAGGGATTGGAAAAGCAGTTCCATCTAGAGATGAGTCAACTGGTACAGATAAGATGCCCAATATATACCCTCAAGTCGAAGATGATGTACTATCTTTTGATAGTCAAAGATTACAAGATCCAGAAGTTACTGGCCATAAGGTTTATTCGTCAAATTCGATATCTCCACTTCATCTATCGGAGAAGTTCGCCTCCAACTCGTTGCGACCTCGTGGTGTTTACAGTGATAGCCAGAGTAATGGTTTTGTCCATGCGTCAAGTGGTTCAGTAATACCAAGTGGGCATGCTGGAAACTCCCAGCTTAATTCTGCTGCTTTACAGATGAATGTTGAGCAGTCCTTTGTAAGAGCCACGCATAGTGGAGCATCGCAAAGTGATGCTACAGATTGTCAAAGGAATGGTGCTTCAGATGTTGGAGAGAGCAGCATAATCTCAAATATATTGTCTTTGGATTTCGACCCTTGGAATGACTCATTGCCGTCACCACATAATTTGGCAAAGTTGTTGGGTGAAACTGATAAGCAGCAAGGTTCCATCAATGCTGCAAATAATTGGAAAGTCCAAAGCAACACGCAGTCTAGGTTCTCTTTCGCTAGGCAGGAGGAATCAATTAGTCAGCCTTTTGATGTTGAGCTGCCTTTTGGTGTTTATGGAGAGCTTCCAAGAAACAGATCGATTGGTGAAGATAAGGAGTTTCATTTACATAAGCTCGGGATTGGTAATGACTTTCCTTCTAGAAGTTCGGCAGAAATTGGCAATTTTGCTGGCAGTCAATATGCTATTAACAAGACTTCTG TTTCAAGATCTCAAATTTCAGCTCCACCTGGTTTCTCAGTGCCAAGCAAAGCACCCCCTCCTGGGTTTTCTAGTCATGAGAGAGTGGATCAGACTTCAGACATGTTGACTG gCAATCGTTTACTAGATGTGCCCCCATTTTTGAGGAATACAGAGCCTCAACCGAATGGTAATAGTATAGGCGGCTCTGCAGATATTGAGTTCATGGATCCTGCTATTTTGGCAGTCGGAAAAGGGAGACTTCAGGCTGGTGGCCCTGCCAGCCCTGGCTTTGATATTAGATCTTTCCCTCAACATTTACGAGCTTTCGAAAATGATTCTAGACTGGACTTGTTGACACAAAGGTCGGCATCTCCTCACCAGAGCTTGGGTTATGACATTGGGGCTGGTTATACTTCTCATGGGGACTCCTATGGTGTACCGTCCAGAATTTTGGACCAGTCACCTATGGGAAATTTAAATTACACACAGCTGTCATCCTTCCAACAAGGAAGGAACTCGGTCATGTCGAATGGCCACTGGAATGGGTGGAATGAGATGCAGGGTGGTGGAAATGGTATGGTGATGGCTGAGCTCCTTAGAAACGAGAGACTGGGGATCAACAAGTTGTTTAATGGCTACGAGGAGTCGAAGTTTCGGATGCCCAGCTCAGGGGACTTATATGGTAGAACATTTGGGATGTGA
- the LOC116199631 gene encoding uncharacterized protein LOC116199631 isoform X4 produces MCDDGEKTCPLCAEEMDLTDQQLKPCKCGYEICVWCWHHIMGMAEKDETEGRCPACRTPYDKEKIVGTASKCERLVAEINMEKKMKSQKPKPKASEGRKQLSSVRVIQRNLVYVVGLPLNLADEDILQRKEYFGQYGKVLKVSMSRTAAGVIQQFPNNTCSVYITYSKEEEAIRCIQSVHGYALEGRLLRACFGTTKYCHAWLRNVPCNNPDCLYLHEVGSQEDSFTKDEIISAYTRVQQITANVNTTQKRSGNILPPPLDDYCNGTTASPGKPILKNALNGAMQGAATVKGSPPNGSHGRSMVLPAAASWGARALSCSSQVASSECSNGSSKHKADPAGGTASEAAVSHTDAPKRPPINDASHNVFSKNRVDSSSALAWQSDLDSEFSSFDKCGEQDGSLASTTKGSRQACVSSNKHSSIGSNMPINDDGPMELSSSPVEAEGNKIQNSSCDMASLRINGSVQHEPSGALISKSLVSDPHFIGSPENQDSHQQLREEQYKESLASPGIGKAVPSRDESTGTDKMPNIYPQVEDDVLSFDSQRLQDPEVTGHKVYSSNSISPLHLSEKFASNSLRPRGVYSDSQSNGFVHASSGSVIPSGHAGNSQLNSAALQMNVEQSFVRATHSGASQSDATDCQRNGASDVGESSIISNILSLDFDPWNDSLPSPHNLAKLLGETDKQQGSINAANNWKVQSNTQSRFSFARQEESISQPFDVELPFGVYGELPRNRSIGEDKEFHLHKLGIGNDFPSRSSAEIGNFAGSQYAINKTSVSRSQISAPPGFSVPSKAPPPGFSSHERVDQTSDMLTGNRLLDVPPFLRNTEPQPNGNSIGGSADIEFMDPAILAVGKGRLQAGGPASPGFDIRSFPQHLRAFENDSRLDLLTQRSASPHQSLGYDIGAGYTSHGDSYGVPSRILDQSPMGNLNYTQLSSFQQGRNSVMSNGHWNGWNEMQGGGNGMVMAELLRNERLGINKLFNGYEESKFRMPSSGDLYGRTFGM; encoded by the exons ATGTGTGACGACGGTGAGAAGACCTGCCCTCTCTGCGCTGAGGAGATGGATTTGACTGATCAGCAGTTGAAGCCTTGCAAATGTGGTTATGAG ATCTGTGTATGGTGCTGGCATCACATTATGGGGATGGCAGAGAAGGATGAGACAGAGGGGCGCTGTCCAGCATGCCGTACCCCTTATGACAAAGAGAAGATTGTAGGAACGGCTTCAAAATGCGAGAG ATTGGTGGCTGAAATTAACatggagaaaaaaatgaaatcacAAAAGCCGAAGCCGAAAGCATCAGAAGGGAGGAAGCAGCTTAGCAGTGTTCGGGTGATTCAACGGAATCTTGTATACGTTGTTGGATTGCCGCTTAATTTGGCGGATGAAGAT ATTCTCCAGCGTAAAGAATATTTTGGCCAGTATGGGAAGGTGCTTAAAGTGTCTATGTCTCGGACAGCTGCTGGTGTAATTCAACAATTCCCGAACAACACCTGCAGTGT ATATATTACTTACTCCAAAGAAGAGGAAGCTATTCGCTGTATTCAGTCTGTACATGGATATGCATTGGAGGGTAGGCTGTTAAG GGCTTGCTTTGGAACCACAAAGTACTGTCATGCATGGCTAAGAAATGTG CCCTGCAACAACCCAGACTGTTTATATTTGCATGAGGTTGGGTCTCAGGAGGATAGCTTCACCAAAGATGAAATAATATCTGCTTACACCAG AGTTCAGCAAATTACTGCAAATGTGAATACTACGCAGAAGCGATCAGGCAATATATTGCCACCACCTCTTGATGATTACTGCAATGGGACCACTGCTTCTCCAGGGAAACCTATTTTAAAGAATGCTTTGAAT GGTGCAATGCAGGGTGCAGCAACTGTTAAAGGTTCTCCTCCTAATGGAAGCCATGGTAGATCCATGGTTCTTCCAGCTGCAGCCTCTTG GGGAGCTCGTGCTTTGAGTTGCTCATCTCAAGTTGCCAGTTCTGAATGCTCTAATGGATCTTCTAAACACAAGGCTGATCCAGCTGGTGGGACTGCCAGTGAAGCTGCTGTGTCGCACACTGATGCTCCTAAAAGGCCTCCTATAAATGATGCAAGTCATAAtgttttttctaaaaatagaGTGGACTCTTCAAGTGCTTTGGCTTGGCAATCTGACCTGGATTCTGAGTTCTCTTCATTTGATAAATGTGGCGAGCAAGATGGATCTCTGGCTTCTACTACTAAAGGTAGCAGGCAAGCTTGTGTTTCTTCCAACAAGCACAGTAGCATAGGCAGTAATATGCCAATAAATGATGATGGTCCGATGGAACTTTCAAGTAGTCCTGTAGAAGCAGAAGGGAATAAGATTCAGAACTCGAGTTGTGATATGGCATCATTGAGAATCAATGGGAGTGTTCAGCACGAGCCATCAGGTGCGCTTATATCCAAGTCTTTGGTGTCTGATCCGCATTTTATTGGATCACCAGAGAACCAAGATTCGCACCAACAGCTTCGTGAAGAGCAATATAAGGAGTCTTTGGCTTCACCAGGGATTGGAAAAGCAGTTCCATCTAGAGATGAGTCAACTGGTACAGATAAGATGCCCAATATATACCCTCAAGTCGAAGATGATGTACTATCTTTTGATAGTCAAAGATTACAAGATCCAGAAGTTACTGGCCATAAGGTTTATTCGTCAAATTCGATATCTCCACTTCATCTATCGGAGAAGTTCGCCTCCAACTCGTTGCGACCTCGTGGTGTTTACAGTGATAGCCAGAGTAATGGTTTTGTCCATGCGTCAAGTGGTTCAGTAATACCAAGTGGGCATGCTGGAAACTCCCAGCTTAATTCTGCTGCTTTACAGATGAATGTTGAGCAGTCCTTTGTAAGAGCCACGCATAGTGGAGCATCGCAAAGTGATGCTACAGATTGTCAAAGGAATGGTGCTTCAGATGTTGGAGAGAGCAGCATAATCTCAAATATATTGTCTTTGGATTTCGACCCTTGGAATGACTCATTGCCGTCACCACATAATTTGGCAAAGTTGTTGGGTGAAACTGATAAGCAGCAAGGTTCCATCAATGCTGCAAATAATTGGAAAGTCCAAAGCAACACGCAGTCTAGGTTCTCTTTCGCTAGGCAGGAGGAATCAATTAGTCAGCCTTTTGATGTTGAGCTGCCTTTTGGTGTTTATGGAGAGCTTCCAAGAAACAGATCGATTGGTGAAGATAAGGAGTTTCATTTACATAAGCTCGGGATTGGTAATGACTTTCCTTCTAGAAGTTCGGCAGAAATTGGCAATTTTGCTGGCAGTCAATATGCTATTAACAAGACTTCTG TTTCAAGATCTCAAATTTCAGCTCCACCTGGTTTCTCAGTGCCAAGCAAAGCACCCCCTCCTGGGTTTTCTAGTCATGAGAGAGTGGATCAGACTTCAGACATGTTGACTG gCAATCGTTTACTAGATGTGCCCCCATTTTTGAGGAATACAGAGCCTCAACCGAATGGTAATAGTATAGGCGGCTCTGCAGATATTGAGTTCATGGATCCTGCTATTTTGGCAGTCGGAAAAGGGAGACTTCAGGCTGGTGGCCCTGCCAGCCCTGGCTTTGATATTAGATCTTTCCCTCAACATTTACGAGCTTTCGAAAATGATTCTAGACTGGACTTGTTGACACAAAGGTCGGCATCTCCTCACCAGAGCTTGGGTTATGACATTGGGGCTGGTTATACTTCTCATGGGGACTCCTATGGTGTACCGTCCAGAATTTTGGACCAGTCACCTATGGGAAATTTAAATTACACACAGCTGTCATCCTTCCAACAAGGAAGGAACTCGGTCATGTCGAATGGCCACTGGAATGGGTGGAATGAGATGCAGGGTGGTGGAAATGGTATGGTGATGGCTGAGCTCCTTAGAAACGAGAGACTGGGGATCAACAAGTTGTTTAATGGCTACGAGGAGTCGAAGTTTCGGATGCCCAGCTCAGGGGACTTATATGGTAGAACATTTGGGATGTGA
- the LOC116199631 gene encoding uncharacterized protein LOC116199631 isoform X3 gives MCDDGEKTCPLCAEEMDLTDQQLKPCKCGYEICVWCWHHIMGMAEKDETEGRCPACRTPYDKEKIVGTASKCESRLVAEINMEKKMKSQKPKPKASEGRKQLSSVRVIQRNLVYVVGLPLNLADEDILQRKEYFGQYGKVLKVSMSRTAAGVIQQFPNNTCSVYITYSKEEEAIRCIQSVHGYALEGRLLRACFGTTKYCHAWLRNVPCNNPDCLYLHEVGSQEDSFTKDEIISAYTRVQQITANVNTTQKRSGNILPPPLDDYCNGTTASPGKPILKNALNGAMQGAATVKGSPPNGSHGRSMVLPAAASWGARALSCSSQVASSECSNGSSKHKADPAGGTASEAAVSHTDAPKRPPINDASHNVFSKNRVDSSSALAWQSDLDSEFSSFDKCGEQDGSLASTTKGSRQACVSSNKHSSIGSNMPINDDGPMELSSSPVEAEGNKIQNSSCDMASLRINGSVQHEPSGALISKSLVSDPHFIGSPENQDSHQQLREEQYKESLASPGIGKAVPSRDESTGTDKMPNIYPQVEDDVLSFDSQRLQDPEVTGHKVYSSNSISPLHLSEKFASNSLRPRGVYSDSQSNGFVHASSGSVIPSGHAGNSQLNSAALQMNVEQSFVRATHSGASQSDATDCQRNGASDVGESSIISNILSLDFDPWNDSLPSPHNLAKLLGETDKQQGSINAANNWKVQSNTQSRFSFARQEESISQPFDVELPFGVYGELPRNRSIGEDKEFHLHKLGIGNDFPSRSSAEIGNFAGSQYAINKTSVSRSQISAPPGFSVPSKAPPPGFSSHERVDQTSDMLTGNRLLDVPPFLRNTEPQPNGNSIGGSADIEFMDPAILAVGKGRLQAGGPASPGFDIRSFPQHLRAFENDSRLDLLTQRSASPHQSLGYDIGAGYTSHGDSYGVPSRILDQSPMGNLNYTQLSSFQQGRNSVMSNGHWNGWNEMQGGGNGMVMAELLRNERLGINKLFNGYEESKFRMPSSGDLYGRTFGM, from the exons ATGTGTGACGACGGTGAGAAGACCTGCCCTCTCTGCGCTGAGGAGATGGATTTGACTGATCAGCAGTTGAAGCCTTGCAAATGTGGTTATGAG ATCTGTGTATGGTGCTGGCATCACATTATGGGGATGGCAGAGAAGGATGAGACAGAGGGGCGCTGTCCAGCATGCCGTACCCCTTATGACAAAGAGAAGATTGTAGGAACGGCTTCAAAATGCGAGAG CAGATTGGTGGCTGAAATTAACatggagaaaaaaatgaaatcacAAAAGCCGAAGCCGAAAGCATCAGAAGGGAGGAAGCAGCTTAGCAGTGTTCGGGTGATTCAACGGAATCTTGTATACGTTGTTGGATTGCCGCTTAATTTGGCGGATGAAGAT ATTCTCCAGCGTAAAGAATATTTTGGCCAGTATGGGAAGGTGCTTAAAGTGTCTATGTCTCGGACAGCTGCTGGTGTAATTCAACAATTCCCGAACAACACCTGCAGTGT ATATATTACTTACTCCAAAGAAGAGGAAGCTATTCGCTGTATTCAGTCTGTACATGGATATGCATTGGAGGGTAGGCTGTTAAG GGCTTGCTTTGGAACCACAAAGTACTGTCATGCATGGCTAAGAAATGTG CCCTGCAACAACCCAGACTGTTTATATTTGCATGAGGTTGGGTCTCAGGAGGATAGCTTCACCAAAGATGAAATAATATCTGCTTACACCAG AGTTCAGCAAATTACTGCAAATGTGAATACTACGCAGAAGCGATCAGGCAATATATTGCCACCACCTCTTGATGATTACTGCAATGGGACCACTGCTTCTCCAGGGAAACCTATTTTAAAGAATGCTTTGAAT GGTGCAATGCAGGGTGCAGCAACTGTTAAAGGTTCTCCTCCTAATGGAAGCCATGGTAGATCCATGGTTCTTCCAGCTGCAGCCTCTTG GGGAGCTCGTGCTTTGAGTTGCTCATCTCAAGTTGCCAGTTCTGAATGCTCTAATGGATCTTCTAAACACAAGGCTGATCCAGCTGGTGGGACTGCCAGTGAAGCTGCTGTGTCGCACACTGATGCTCCTAAAAGGCCTCCTATAAATGATGCAAGTCATAAtgttttttctaaaaatagaGTGGACTCTTCAAGTGCTTTGGCTTGGCAATCTGACCTGGATTCTGAGTTCTCTTCATTTGATAAATGTGGCGAGCAAGATGGATCTCTGGCTTCTACTACTAAAGGTAGCAGGCAAGCTTGTGTTTCTTCCAACAAGCACAGTAGCATAGGCAGTAATATGCCAATAAATGATGATGGTCCGATGGAACTTTCAAGTAGTCCTGTAGAAGCAGAAGGGAATAAGATTCAGAACTCGAGTTGTGATATGGCATCATTGAGAATCAATGGGAGTGTTCAGCACGAGCCATCAGGTGCGCTTATATCCAAGTCTTTGGTGTCTGATCCGCATTTTATTGGATCACCAGAGAACCAAGATTCGCACCAACAGCTTCGTGAAGAGCAATATAAGGAGTCTTTGGCTTCACCAGGGATTGGAAAAGCAGTTCCATCTAGAGATGAGTCAACTGGTACAGATAAGATGCCCAATATATACCCTCAAGTCGAAGATGATGTACTATCTTTTGATAGTCAAAGATTACAAGATCCAGAAGTTACTGGCCATAAGGTTTATTCGTCAAATTCGATATCTCCACTTCATCTATCGGAGAAGTTCGCCTCCAACTCGTTGCGACCTCGTGGTGTTTACAGTGATAGCCAGAGTAATGGTTTTGTCCATGCGTCAAGTGGTTCAGTAATACCAAGTGGGCATGCTGGAAACTCCCAGCTTAATTCTGCTGCTTTACAGATGAATGTTGAGCAGTCCTTTGTAAGAGCCACGCATAGTGGAGCATCGCAAAGTGATGCTACAGATTGTCAAAGGAATGGTGCTTCAGATGTTGGAGAGAGCAGCATAATCTCAAATATATTGTCTTTGGATTTCGACCCTTGGAATGACTCATTGCCGTCACCACATAATTTGGCAAAGTTGTTGGGTGAAACTGATAAGCAGCAAGGTTCCATCAATGCTGCAAATAATTGGAAAGTCCAAAGCAACACGCAGTCTAGGTTCTCTTTCGCTAGGCAGGAGGAATCAATTAGTCAGCCTTTTGATGTTGAGCTGCCTTTTGGTGTTTATGGAGAGCTTCCAAGAAACAGATCGATTGGTGAAGATAAGGAGTTTCATTTACATAAGCTCGGGATTGGTAATGACTTTCCTTCTAGAAGTTCGGCAGAAATTGGCAATTTTGCTGGCAGTCAATATGCTATTAACAAGACTTCTG TTTCAAGATCTCAAATTTCAGCTCCACCTGGTTTCTCAGTGCCAAGCAAAGCACCCCCTCCTGGGTTTTCTAGTCATGAGAGAGTGGATCAGACTTCAGACATGTTGACTG gCAATCGTTTACTAGATGTGCCCCCATTTTTGAGGAATACAGAGCCTCAACCGAATGGTAATAGTATAGGCGGCTCTGCAGATATTGAGTTCATGGATCCTGCTATTTTGGCAGTCGGAAAAGGGAGACTTCAGGCTGGTGGCCCTGCCAGCCCTGGCTTTGATATTAGATCTTTCCCTCAACATTTACGAGCTTTCGAAAATGATTCTAGACTGGACTTGTTGACACAAAGGTCGGCATCTCCTCACCAGAGCTTGGGTTATGACATTGGGGCTGGTTATACTTCTCATGGGGACTCCTATGGTGTACCGTCCAGAATTTTGGACCAGTCACCTATGGGAAATTTAAATTACACACAGCTGTCATCCTTCCAACAAGGAAGGAACTCGGTCATGTCGAATGGCCACTGGAATGGGTGGAATGAGATGCAGGGTGGTGGAAATGGTATGGTGATGGCTGAGCTCCTTAGAAACGAGAGACTGGGGATCAACAAGTTGTTTAATGGCTACGAGGAGTCGAAGTTTCGGATGCCCAGCTCAGGGGACTTATATGGTAGAACATTTGGGATGTGA